From Enterococcus mundtii, the proteins below share one genomic window:
- a CDS encoding threonine/serine exporter family protein: MPERDLDLLLNTCLLAGKIMTESNAEMYRVEDTMSRIASASGNYRLVSYVTQTGLFIGFDRTSTIRMEQITNRTINLERVVKVNNLSRKYVANELTLEELYSALQEVEKDRRMFPVWLQIISAAIISGTIMILFGGELKDLPITLSIGGVGYIVYLCSLRFFRIKFLAEFLSSLIIGIAAILSVRLGIGLNQDLIIIGCVMPLVPGVQITNAIRDLLAGHYVSGVSRGAEAMMTAAMIGFAIAFIFQIFY; this comes from the coding sequence ATGCCAGAAAGAGATTTAGATTTATTGCTTAATACCTGTTTATTGGCGGGAAAAATAATGACAGAAAGTAATGCAGAGATGTACCGTGTAGAAGATACGATGAGTCGGATCGCTTCTGCTTCTGGAAATTATCGCTTAGTTAGCTACGTGACCCAAACAGGACTATTTATCGGATTTGATCGGACTTCGACGATCCGCATGGAACAAATCACTAATCGAACGATCAATTTAGAAAGAGTAGTCAAGGTCAATAACCTTTCAAGAAAATATGTTGCCAATGAATTGACTTTGGAAGAACTATATAGCGCATTACAAGAAGTCGAGAAAGATCGACGGATGTTCCCAGTATGGCTACAAATCATCAGCGCTGCTATCATTAGTGGGACGATCATGATTTTATTTGGTGGCGAATTGAAAGATTTACCGATCACATTGTCGATCGGGGGAGTGGGCTACATTGTTTATCTTTGCAGTTTACGTTTTTTTAGAATCAAGTTTTTAGCTGAATTCCTCTCCTCTTTGATTATCGGTATTGCCGCTATTTTAAGCGTGCGTTTAGGAATCGGTCTCAATCAGGATTTGATCATCATTGGTTGTGTCATGCCGTTGGTTCCTGGTGTTCAAATCACCAACGCGATTCGTGATCTATTAGCGGGGCACTACGTTTCTGGTGTTTCTCGTGGAGCAGAAGCGATGATGACTGCAGCGATGATTGGTTTTGCAATCGCCTTTATCTTTCAAATCTTCTACTAA
- a CDS encoding threonine/serine exporter family protein, with protein MWHVLIQFSFSFLATAAFAIITNVPRKALVWCGLAGAVGWMIYWLCLAMGGGAALGSLLGSLGVAFASDLFSKQLKMPVTIFNIPGMVPLVPGGLAYQAVRSLVTGTYQDAAFFTVQAIMIAGAIALGLVISEVFNHNIRSFKLKREAIVLKRRKKK; from the coding sequence ATGTGGCATGTATTGATTCAATTTTCTTTTAGCTTTTTAGCGACCGCTGCTTTTGCAATCATCACTAATGTGCCAAGGAAAGCCTTAGTTTGGTGTGGTTTAGCTGGTGCCGTAGGTTGGATGATCTATTGGTTGTGTCTAGCTATGGGTGGCGGTGCAGCTTTAGGTTCATTACTAGGTTCATTAGGCGTTGCTTTTGCTAGTGATCTTTTTTCTAAGCAACTAAAAATGCCCGTCACGATTTTCAATATCCCCGGTATGGTACCACTGGTTCCTGGAGGCTTAGCCTATCAAGCTGTTCGCAGTTTAGTTACAGGTACTTATCAAGATGCGGCATTTTTCACGGTTCAAGCAATCATGATTGCTGGAGCGATTGCCTTAGGTCTAGTGATATCAGAAGTATTCAACCACAATATCCGTAGTTTTAAACTGAAACGTGAAGCGATTGTATTGAAGAGAAGAAAGAAAAAATAA
- a CDS encoding multidrug effflux MFS transporter, with amino-acid sequence MEKNIKTKKINLGLLICLVGFPQISETIYTPSLTEIARNYRISLNLAQMTLSIYFLAFALGVFFWGISSDFIGRRKAMNAGIVIYILGSFICLMSQEALILFIGRFVQAFGASTGSVTTQTILRDNYEGNKRHQLFAKISAALAFSPAIGPLVGGFLGEYSGFRAVFLFLVIMGMVLLFWSLKSLPETHLMDSTKFSIKTIMIIGKDMLLNRYTASFGLLIGLFNGILFSYHAEAPTIFIETFRFSQSQYGFMGCVVASAAILGAWMSNRALKNKDPQKIITDGIRLSFIGILILCGSSLLPMTLIIQLTIYITGIFLLLTGIGMALPNCLSLALVKFSEVAGTAGAFLSLGYYLIVSGCTFLISLLHTGSIIVFPLFSGVLLIGAYCCIKIAK; translated from the coding sequence ATGGAAAAAAACATCAAAACAAAAAAGATTAATTTAGGATTACTCATTTGTCTTGTGGGATTTCCACAAATTAGTGAGACCATTTATACACCATCTTTAACAGAGATTGCGAGAAATTATCGTATATCTCTTAACTTAGCACAAATGACGTTAAGTATTTACTTTCTCGCTTTTGCACTTGGCGTATTTTTTTGGGGTATAAGTTCAGATTTTATCGGACGACGTAAGGCAATGAATGCTGGTATAGTAATATACATTCTTGGTTCATTCATTTGCTTGATGTCACAAGAAGCGCTAATACTTTTTATCGGTCGCTTTGTACAAGCTTTTGGAGCAAGTACCGGGTCAGTTACGACACAAACGATTTTACGTGACAACTATGAAGGAAATAAGCGTCATCAGTTGTTTGCTAAAATTTCAGCGGCATTAGCATTTTCACCAGCTATTGGACCATTAGTCGGTGGATTTCTTGGAGAGTATTCGGGATTTCGTGCAGTCTTTTTATTTTTAGTGATTATGGGCATGGTGCTGTTATTTTGGAGCTTAAAAAGTTTACCAGAAACACATTTGATGGATTCGACAAAATTCTCAATAAAAACGATCATGATAATAGGAAAAGATATGCTACTAAACCGATATACTGCTTCATTTGGTCTGTTGATCGGTTTATTTAACGGAATTTTATTTAGCTACCATGCAGAAGCACCGACGATTTTTATCGAAACTTTTCGTTTTAGTCAAAGTCAGTATGGATTTATGGGATGTGTAGTGGCTTCTGCTGCAATCTTAGGTGCTTGGATGTCAAATCGAGCACTGAAAAATAAGGATCCCCAAAAGATTATTACTGACGGTATTAGACTCTCATTTATAGGTATATTAATACTTTGTGGAAGTTCTTTACTACCGATGACACTTATTATACAACTTACGATTTATATCACTGGTATCTTTTTATTGCTAACAGGTATTGGTATGGCATTACCAAACTGTTTGAGCTTAGCTTTAGTCAAATTTTCAGAAGTAGCCGGAACAGCTGGTGCATTTTTAAGCTTAGGTTACTATTTGATTGTTAGTGGCTGTACATTTCTAATCAGTCTCTTGCATACAGGATCAATTATTGTATTCCCATTATTTAGTGGAGTTTTGTTGATTGGTGCCTATTGCTGTATAAAAATCGCAAAATAA
- a CDS encoding TIGR03943 family putative permease subunit, whose translation MLRFLILSGYFEMMMYLQVSGRLDQYINVHYRYLAVLSMVLSALLALVQLYLWVKADGKKGVHESHDSHDHGLSKPYQRWIAYLLLALPIVVGTLFPTVSLNTTIVEAKGFNFPLSKESVGDPQVQTQYLKPDTSIYFNKSDYQDQMNELKDKYEDEQTIAITDDNYLEIMELIYNYPSEFIGKKVSYEGFIYQSKNDKATDTFLFRFGIIHCVADSGVFGLLTHLPEGMTVKNDDWYKVEGTIQTDFYQPFKREIPSVVVTKVEKITAPENQYVYRAF comes from the coding sequence ATGCTGCGATTTTTGATTTTATCTGGTTATTTTGAAATGATGATGTATCTTCAAGTTTCAGGGCGTTTAGATCAATACATCAATGTCCATTATCGTTATTTGGCAGTATTATCCATGGTTTTATCTGCCTTACTAGCCTTAGTTCAGTTGTATCTTTGGGTAAAAGCAGATGGGAAAAAAGGAGTCCATGAGTCCCATGATTCTCATGATCACGGATTATCAAAACCCTATCAGCGATGGATTGCTTATCTCTTATTAGCCTTGCCGATCGTTGTAGGAACACTGTTTCCGACAGTTAGTTTAAACACAACGATCGTCGAAGCGAAAGGGTTCAACTTTCCACTAAGCAAAGAATCTGTCGGTGATCCACAAGTGCAAACGCAATATTTGAAACCAGATACGAGTATTTATTTCAATAAATCCGACTATCAAGATCAAATGAATGAGTTAAAAGATAAATACGAAGATGAACAAACGATTGCGATCACAGACGATAATTATTTAGAGATCATGGAATTGATCTATAACTATCCAAGTGAATTCATTGGTAAGAAAGTCTCTTACGAAGGCTTTATCTATCAGTCGAAAAATGATAAGGCTACTGATACTTTTCTCTTTCGATTTGGGATCATCCACTGTGTTGCCGATTCCGGGGTTTTTGGATTGTTGACGCATCTGCCAGAAGGAATGACTGTGAAAAATGATGACTGGTACAAAGTAGAAGGGACGATCCAAACCGATTTTTATCAACCTTTCAAGCGAGAGATTCCTTCAGTCGTAGTGACGAAAGTAGAAAAAATCACTGCTCCTGAAAATCAATATGTGTATCGTGCATTTTAA
- a CDS encoding permease: MFSFIPNSVLQMGTIFLSIVIEALPFVLLGCIISGALQVFLTPERVKRWLPKNRFLSIIVGSILGFFFPSCECGIVPIVHQFVKKGVPVHTAFAFMLTAPIINPVVIFSTFIAFGNTWKMAGLRMLGSFIVALIVGVWLAYIQKGTILKSSFDSAMVEPNSHTHEHEEEEAIAPQKWGHRILHVLTHSIDEFFDTGRYLIIGGLIAAGMQTYLPTRVMLTLGSTKLLAILIMLVLAFTMSLCSEADAFIGSSLLSLFGTAPVVAFLVFGPMVDIKNLLMMKRYFNTRFIVSLIGLIALSVIGFTLFI, encoded by the coding sequence ATGTTTTCGTTTATTCCAAATTCGGTATTGCAGATGGGAACGATTTTTTTATCAATCGTTATCGAAGCCTTGCCGTTTGTTTTATTGGGATGTATCATCTCAGGTGCTTTACAAGTATTTTTGACCCCCGAACGTGTCAAACGATGGTTACCTAAAAATCGCTTTTTATCGATTATTGTTGGGTCTATTCTAGGTTTTTTCTTTCCTTCATGTGAATGTGGGATCGTTCCAATCGTTCATCAGTTTGTAAAAAAAGGGGTTCCTGTCCACACAGCATTTGCGTTTATGCTCACTGCGCCAATCATTAATCCTGTCGTGATCTTTTCAACTTTTATAGCATTTGGCAATACTTGGAAAATGGCGGGGTTGCGTATGTTAGGAAGTTTTATTGTCGCACTGATCGTAGGTGTCTGGTTGGCCTATATCCAAAAAGGCACAATCTTAAAGTCTTCATTTGATTCAGCGATGGTTGAGCCTAACTCCCATACACATGAGCATGAGGAAGAGGAAGCAATCGCACCACAGAAATGGGGACATCGAATCCTCCATGTCTTGACTCACTCGATTGATGAGTTCTTCGATACGGGCCGCTATTTGATCATTGGCGGTTTGATTGCTGCAGGGATGCAAACCTATTTACCTACGAGAGTGATGTTGACGTTAGGTTCGACAAAGCTATTAGCCATTTTGATCATGCTAGTATTGGCATTCACGATGTCTCTTTGTTCCGAAGCGGATGCGTTTATTGGTTCCTCTTTGTTAAGTCTTTTTGGAACAGCACCAGTTGTTGCTTTCTTAGTGTTTGGACCAATGGTGGATATCAAAAACTTATTGATGATGAAACGTTACTTCAACACACGCTTCATTGTTTCATTGATCGGGCTGATCGCCTTAAGTGTTATCGGCTTTACACTATTTATTTAG
- a CDS encoding thioredoxin family protein, with amino-acid sequence MKETHDLTEVLKTIQEEPTVVLAISTPDCSVCHAVVPKLEQLLTHYTFPAYHLDAFEMPEVAGTFQAFTAPVILLFHFGKEVERQARFIQFEQLTKRLDQLNESTDQISYDTLFDH; translated from the coding sequence ATGAAAGAAACCCATGATTTAACTGAAGTCTTAAAAACTATCCAAGAAGAACCGACTGTCGTGCTTGCGATTTCTACACCCGATTGTAGTGTTTGTCATGCAGTAGTGCCAAAATTGGAACAATTATTGACTCATTATACTTTCCCAGCGTATCATTTAGATGCCTTCGAGATGCCGGAAGTAGCTGGCACATTCCAAGCATTTACTGCACCAGTGATCTTGCTCTTCCATTTTGGAAAAGAAGTCGAGCGACAAGCCCGCTTTATTCAATTTGAACAACTGACAAAGCGTTTAGATCAATTAAATGAATCAACTGATCAAATCAGCTACGATACTTTATTTGATCACTAG
- a CDS encoding helix-turn-helix domain-containing protein: MTKHNYYPKELKIQIVKRLLAGESATALRTEFHIPSTGTIFTWKKWYLTNNLKRLDSSSGRPRKEQQTVLQELEEKNKELSLLKKFFSQERW; this comes from the coding sequence ATGACAAAACATAATTATTATCCCAAAGAATTAAAAATTCAGATTGTTAAACGTCTGCTGGCAGGTGAATCAGCTACTGCGCTTCGAACAGAGTTCCATATCCCTAGTACTGGAACCATTTTTACTTGGAAAAAATGGTATCTTACTAATAATTTAAAAAGGCTTGATTCTTCTTCGGGTCGTCCTAGAAAAGAACAACAGACAGTCTTACAAGAACTAGAAGAAAAGAACAAGGAACTGTCTCTCTTAAAAAAATTTTTCTCTCAGGAAAGGTGGTGA
- a CDS encoding IS3 family transposase, whose amino-acid sequence MTLENIVHFINQHTNELSIVRLTELFGISRSTYYRNRNREFSALTLIEKRVHQLVVANHFLFGYRKIHALLNREMFVGINKVARIMKKYGWNCLAKVKKRKHAGKIHKTFDNLIQKNWTTNQPMEKLTTDITYLPFGKSMLYLSTIMDTFNSEIVAYQLSEQADTQLVVDTFNQLNHLKETTILHSDQGSTYTSKVFCELVKQKNVIQSMSRKGTPSDNAPIESFHSSLKSETFYISKEPIGSNNRVIEIVENYIYFWNNQRILAKLGYNSPIDYRMKGTN is encoded by the coding sequence GTGACATTAGAAAACATCGTTCACTTTATTAACCAGCATACCAATGAATTGTCAATTGTACGCTTGACGGAATTATTTGGTATCTCAAGAAGTACCTATTATCGCAATCGGAATCGAGAGTTTTCTGCACTCACTTTAATTGAAAAACGTGTTCATCAGTTAGTTGTCGCAAACCATTTCTTATTTGGTTATCGTAAAATCCATGCTTTATTGAATCGAGAAATGTTTGTAGGTATTAATAAGGTTGCACGAATTATGAAAAAATACGGATGGAATTGCCTTGCTAAAGTAAAAAAACGTAAACATGCTGGGAAAATACACAAAACCTTTGATAACCTTATCCAAAAGAATTGGACGACAAACCAACCAATGGAAAAACTAACCACAGATATTACTTACTTGCCCTTTGGCAAATCCATGTTATATCTTTCTACCATTATGGACACCTTCAATAGTGAAATTGTTGCTTATCAATTGTCTGAACAAGCGGATACTCAGTTAGTCGTAGACACATTCAATCAATTAAACCATTTAAAAGAAACAACTATTTTGCATAGCGACCAAGGATCAACTTACACTTCGAAGGTATTCTGCGAACTTGTTAAACAAAAAAACGTTATCCAAAGTATGTCCCGTAAAGGAACACCTTCAGATAACGCTCCGATAGAATCGTTTCATTCCTCACTAAAGTCTGAAACGTTCTACATTTCAAAAGAACCAATAGGCTCTAATAATAGAGTAATCGAAATTGTCGAAAATTACATCTATTTTTGGAACAATCAACGAATTTTAGCCAAATTAGGCTATAATTCTCCAATTGACTATCGAATGAAAGGCACAAATTGA
- a CDS encoding ATP-binding cassette domain-containing protein has translation MQEYIRIHNARQNNLKGFDLQIPKRKITIFTGVSGSGKSSIVFDTIAQEAGRQLNENFSKFVQNFLPKYSQPEADAIDNLSMAVVVDQSRLGGNSRSTLGTITDINPLIRLLFSRIGTPHLGPAWNFSFNDPHGMCPACEGIGRIVGLNLDKALDLEKSLNEGAILLPGYKVGSWLLKSFTNTGFFDNNKPLKDYSTEEMEKFLYASGEKIDSLYMEGMSSTYEGLVARFNRSNIKGGTESSAATQKKIAAFMDEQRCPECQGKRFNQKVLGCKINGYSIADFLAMQLDELLEILPRITDEMIQPVLKNLQSRLQDLINIGLDYVSLDRETATLSGGESQRVKMVKHLSSSLNDVIYIFDEPSIGLHPRDVHRLNELLVKLRDKGNTVIVVEHDPDVIKVADHIIDVGPKAGKNGGYITYEGSYEGLLASDTLTGKAFGQMIGFKQEPRKTDKFIETSKSTLHNLKNTSLRVPLGIFTVVTGVAGSGKSSLVNGVFAKEYPEAINIDQSAVAGNIRSNPATYSGIMNDIRKVFSLENNVSAGLFSYNSEGACETCKGHGHIKMELSFMDSVEVLCQACGGKRFKEEVYQYKLKEKSIDEVLAMSVTEAVAFFEEKSIQRKLKQILEVGLGYMTLGQPLNTLSGGECQRLKLAKELSKKGNIYIMDEPTTGLHMADIKSILEIIERLVNKGNTVIVIEHNLEIMKAADWLIDVGIDGGIRGGEILYEGTPEKIGTCEQSITARYLMDV, from the coding sequence ATGCAGGAATATATCAGGATACATAATGCCAGACAGAACAATCTAAAAGGGTTTGATTTACAAATCCCAAAAAGAAAGATCACGATTTTTACAGGTGTCTCCGGTTCGGGTAAATCTTCCATCGTTTTTGATACGATTGCCCAAGAAGCAGGCAGACAGCTCAATGAAAACTTCTCTAAATTTGTGCAGAATTTCTTACCTAAGTATAGTCAGCCAGAAGCAGACGCCATCGACAATTTATCTATGGCAGTCGTCGTAGATCAAAGCCGTTTAGGTGGGAATTCTCGTTCTACATTAGGAACGATCACAGATATCAATCCACTGATCCGCTTGCTTTTTTCTCGTATTGGTACACCACACTTAGGTCCCGCTTGGAATTTCTCATTCAATGATCCTCACGGCATGTGTCCAGCGTGTGAAGGGATTGGTCGGATCGTTGGATTGAATCTAGACAAAGCGTTAGATTTAGAAAAATCCTTGAATGAAGGAGCGATTTTACTTCCAGGCTATAAAGTAGGATCTTGGTTATTGAAGTCGTTCACGAACACAGGTTTTTTTGACAATAATAAGCCATTAAAAGACTATTCAACAGAGGAAATGGAAAAGTTCTTGTATGCTTCTGGAGAAAAAATCGATTCGTTGTATATGGAAGGGATGAGTTCGACCTATGAGGGATTAGTGGCACGTTTCAATCGTTCCAATATCAAAGGGGGCACTGAGAGCTCTGCCGCGACCCAGAAAAAAATCGCAGCGTTCATGGATGAACAAAGATGCCCAGAATGTCAGGGAAAACGATTCAATCAAAAGGTTTTGGGCTGCAAGATCAACGGATATTCAATCGCAGATTTCTTAGCGATGCAACTGGATGAACTATTAGAAATCTTACCGAGGATCACAGATGAAATGATCCAACCAGTGTTGAAAAATCTCCAATCACGACTACAAGATCTGATCAATATTGGGTTAGATTACGTTTCTTTAGATCGCGAGACAGCGACTTTATCTGGAGGAGAAAGCCAACGAGTGAAAATGGTCAAGCACTTATCTTCTAGTTTAAATGACGTCATTTATATCTTCGATGAGCCAAGTATTGGTTTGCATCCACGAGATGTTCATCGCTTAAATGAATTACTAGTCAAATTGCGTGATAAAGGAAACACGGTAATTGTCGTAGAACATGATCCCGATGTCATCAAAGTAGCAGATCATATCATTGATGTAGGACCAAAAGCTGGTAAAAATGGTGGGTATATCACCTATGAAGGTAGTTATGAAGGATTACTGGCTTCTGATACTTTAACTGGGAAAGCTTTTGGACAAATGATAGGTTTCAAACAGGAGCCAAGAAAAACAGACAAGTTTATTGAAACCTCAAAATCGACATTGCATAATCTTAAAAATACTTCTCTCAGAGTACCATTAGGTATTTTTACAGTAGTGACTGGAGTAGCTGGTTCAGGAAAGAGCAGTTTAGTGAACGGGGTGTTTGCGAAAGAGTACCCGGAAGCAATCAATATCGATCAGTCAGCTGTTGCAGGGAATATTCGTTCCAACCCAGCGACTTATTCAGGGATCATGAACGATATCCGCAAGGTCTTCTCGTTGGAAAATAATGTTTCTGCCGGACTGTTCTCTTATAATTCAGAAGGGGCATGTGAAACTTGTAAAGGACATGGTCATATCAAAATGGAATTATCTTTTATGGATTCTGTAGAGGTCCTTTGCCAAGCCTGTGGCGGTAAACGATTCAAAGAAGAAGTTTATCAATACAAATTAAAAGAGAAATCGATCGATGAAGTACTAGCGATGAGTGTGACTGAAGCGGTGGCATTTTTTGAAGAAAAATCGATTCAACGAAAACTGAAACAAATTTTAGAAGTAGGGCTAGGATATATGACGTTGGGACAACCGTTAAATACATTGTCAGGAGGAGAATGTCAACGGTTGAAACTAGCAAAGGAATTAAGCAAAAAAGGCAATATCTACATTATGGACGAACCAACAACCGGTTTACACATGGCAGATATCAAGAGTATCTTAGAAATCATCGAACGGTTGGTCAATAAAGGAAACACGGTCATCGTCATTGAACATAATCTGGAAATCATGAAGGCAGCAGATTGGTTGATCGATGTAGGGATCGATGGGGGAATTCGTGGTGGCGAGATCCTTTATGAAGGAACACCAGAAAAAATCGGTACTTGTGAACAGTCGATCACAGCTCGTTATTTAATGGATGTTTAA
- a CDS encoding redox-sensing transcriptional repressor Rex, giving the protein MKDHVIPKATAKRLPLYYRYLRILNNAGKKKVSSTELSEAVQVDSATIRRDFSYFGELGKRGYGYDVEDLMHFFAKTLNDDQLTNVALIGVGNLGSALLKYKFHQSNSIRVSCAFDVNPEIVGRIVDGIPVYPMDDMIEQIKIQQIEVAILTIPAEKAQEVVNRLTEAGVKGILNFTSARLNAPSEVLIQNVDLTNELQTLIYFLHSDASLHEHDDNE; this is encoded by the coding sequence GTGAAAGACCATGTAATTCCAAAGGCAACCGCAAAACGCCTGCCTTTATATTATCGTTATTTAAGAATCTTGAATAACGCAGGTAAGAAAAAAGTTTCATCAACTGAACTAAGTGAAGCAGTTCAAGTAGATAGTGCAACGATCCGTCGTGACTTTTCCTATTTCGGCGAACTAGGAAAACGTGGGTACGGTTATGATGTAGAGGACTTGATGCATTTCTTTGCAAAAACCTTGAATGATGATCAATTGACGAACGTCGCATTGATCGGGGTCGGTAATCTAGGAAGTGCTTTATTGAAATATAAATTCCATCAAAGTAATAGTATCCGTGTCAGCTGTGCTTTTGATGTGAACCCAGAAATCGTTGGTCGGATCGTTGATGGTATCCCCGTTTATCCGATGGATGACATGATCGAACAAATCAAGATCCAACAAATCGAAGTAGCGATCTTAACGATTCCTGCTGAAAAAGCACAAGAAGTCGTGAATCGTTTGACAGAAGCCGGTGTTAAAGGGATATTGAACTTTACATCTGCTCGACTAAATGCACCATCCGAAGTATTGATCCAAAATGTCGATTTGACGAACGAGTTACAAACGTTGATCTACTTCTTGCATTCCGATGCGTCCTTGCACGAGCATGACGACAACGAATAA
- a CDS encoding ABC-F family ATP-binding cassette domain-containing protein, whose protein sequence is MILLQANQIARHFGAEILFENIHLEIQTGARIALVGRNGAGKSTLLKIIAGIEAPDVGNIAKNKTATLGYLAQDTGLDSTETVWNEMLKAFEDVRLMEQRMRDLEVFISEGTPDTPAYQSFLKEYDKLQHDFSDKNGYSYENEIRSVLHGFKFDPSFYEQRIDTLSGGQKTRLALARMLLQHPDILILDEPTNHLDIETLAWLENYLQSYTGALLIVSHDRYFLDKVATEVYELSRKKMRHYKGNYSKYLDMKAEQLASDWKAYEKQQTEINKLEDFVARNLVRASTTKRAQSRRKALEKMERLDRPQGDEKQAHFLFNVAKPSGNVVLQVEDAAIGYDGTVLSEPINLDIRRQEAIALVGPNGIGKSTLLKSIIQQLPFIRGKETLGTNVSIGYYDQGQAELHTNKTILAELWDEHPTVPEKDIRSILGAFLFSGEDVEKTIPLLSGGEKARVALAKLAMNQENFLILDEPTNHLDIDNKEVLENALIDYEGTLLFVSHDRYFINRIATKVIELSENGSKVYLGDYDYYLEKKKEEEEIAELLAAEQPEVSTPSTNKSTYFQSKEQQKMMRSLQRKITQIEEDMAQLEETVDELEQQMVSPAVLDDHVKLNELNQALDEAHQLQEEKLAEWENLSLELEEIENNQ, encoded by the coding sequence ATGATACTATTACAAGCCAATCAAATCGCTCGCCATTTTGGCGCTGAGATTTTATTTGAAAATATCCACTTAGAGATCCAAACGGGTGCACGTATCGCTTTAGTCGGACGTAACGGCGCCGGTAAATCGACATTATTAAAAATCATTGCTGGCATTGAAGCGCCCGATGTAGGTAATATCGCAAAAAACAAAACAGCTACCCTTGGTTATCTGGCCCAAGATACAGGATTAGATTCAACTGAAACAGTCTGGAATGAGATGCTAAAAGCATTTGAAGACGTACGATTGATGGAACAGCGAATGCGTGACCTTGAAGTATTTATTAGTGAAGGCACCCCTGACACGCCGGCTTATCAATCCTTCTTGAAAGAATATGATAAATTACAGCATGATTTTTCTGATAAGAACGGCTATAGTTATGAAAATGAGATTCGCTCTGTATTACATGGATTCAAATTTGATCCGTCGTTTTACGAGCAAAGAATCGATACGTTATCTGGTGGTCAAAAAACAAGATTAGCTTTAGCGAGGATGCTTTTACAACATCCAGATATCTTGATCTTGGATGAGCCAACTAACCACTTGGACATCGAAACACTTGCTTGGTTGGAAAACTATTTGCAAAGTTATACTGGTGCCCTTCTGATCGTCTCTCATGACCGCTACTTCTTGGACAAAGTGGCGACTGAAGTATATGAACTAAGTCGGAAAAAGATGCGTCACTACAAAGGAAATTATTCCAAATATTTAGATATGAAAGCTGAACAATTAGCTTCTGATTGGAAAGCCTATGAAAAGCAACAAACAGAAATCAATAAACTCGAAGATTTTGTTGCCAGAAATCTTGTCCGTGCCTCAACGACAAAACGTGCCCAAAGCCGTCGAAAGGCATTAGAAAAAATGGAACGATTAGACCGTCCACAAGGAGATGAGAAACAAGCACATTTTCTCTTCAACGTTGCAAAACCTTCGGGAAATGTTGTCTTACAAGTAGAAGATGCCGCTATTGGCTATGATGGCACCGTCTTATCTGAACCAATCAATTTGGATATCCGTCGTCAAGAAGCAATCGCATTAGTGGGACCAAATGGAATCGGCAAATCCACTTTACTGAAATCGATCATCCAACAGCTGCCTTTCATACGTGGAAAAGAAACACTTGGTACGAATGTCAGCATTGGTTATTACGACCAAGGACAAGCGGAACTTCACACCAATAAAACGATTCTTGCTGAATTGTGGGATGAGCATCCAACTGTTCCGGAAAAAGATATTCGTTCGATTTTAGGCGCTTTTTTATTTTCTGGCGAAGATGTCGAAAAAACGATCCCCTTATTAAGTGGTGGAGAAAAAGCGCGTGTCGCATTAGCAAAATTAGCAATGAACCAAGAGAACTTTTTGATTTTAGATGAGCCGACCAACCACTTAGATATCGATAATAAAGAAGTATTGGAAAATGCGTTGATCGACTATGAAGGAACATTGCTCTTTGTCTCCCATGACCGCTACTTCATCAATCGTATTGCCACTAAAGTTATTGAACTCTCAGAAAATGGAAGCAAAGTCTACCTGGGTGACTATGATTATTATTTAGAAAAGAAAAAAGAAGAAGAAGAAATTGCGGAACTGTTAGCAGCTGAACAACCTGAGGTCAGCACGCCTTCAACAAACAAATCCACTTACTTCCAAAGCAAAGAGCAACAAAAGATGATGCGGAGCTTGCAACGTAAAATCACGCAAATCGAAGAAGATATGGCTCAACTAGAAGAAACAGTGGATGAACTCGAACAACAGATGGTTTCTCCTGCTGTATTAGATGACCATGTCAAATTGAATGAATTGAATCAAGCTCTTGATGAAGCACATCAGCTACAAGAAGAAAAGTTGGCTGAATGGGAAAACTTAAGTCTTGAGTTAGAAGAAATCGAAAATAATCAATAG